The Arachis duranensis cultivar V14167 chromosome 2, aradu.V14167.gnm2.J7QH, whole genome shotgun sequence genome has a window encoding:
- the LOC107473172 gene encoding hydroquinone glucosyltransferase-like yields the protein MEEEKEKTPTTHIVLVSIPALSHQISILEFAKRLLNLHKEHCFHVTCIIPTLPSQNNNASKPFFFDSLPPNVHCIFLPPVNFDDLRNDPSVSLEAQISLAVSRSMPSIREALNTLITTTTTTTSSNKNNLVALVVDAIAHEVLHLSKDLELKLKPLSYIYFACSAMLLSLCLHSPNLDQIVPCEFRDYPNLIQIPGCISVHGKNLPNSVQDRSSLAYKLYLQRCKDYFLADGILVNSFMEMEEGAFKALLSQSQEEANPPVYGIGPITQTSGHHHRNNNGWECLKWLDNQPSNSVLYVSFGSGGTLSQEQIKELALGLELSGHRFLWVNVREPNDKAYASYLSDEGADPLSFLPEGFVERTKEKGLILGSWAPQIEVLGHGSVGAFLSHCGWNSVLESVVKGVPMIAWPLFAEQRTNAALVTDALRISLKPNNDDDNKNNNNDCVVLKEEIADLVKRLMEGSEGEEVRRRMEKLKEAAACAIMEHGSSTITLSKLALIWKSMSN from the coding sequence atggaagaagaaaaagagaaaacaccAACAACACACATAGTTCTAGTTTCAATCCCTGCACTTTCCCACCAAATCTCAATCCTTGAATTTGCAAAAAGACTCCTTAATCTCCACAAAGAACATTGCTTCCATGTCACATGCATCATTCCCACTCTTCCCTCACAAAACAACAATGCCTCCAAACCTTTTTTCTTTGATTCTCTCCCTCCAAACGTTCACTGCATCTTCCTTCCACCGGTCAACTTCGATGATCTCAGAAACGACCCATCAGTCTCCCTTGAAGCTCAGATTTCGCTTGCAGTCTCTCGATCTATGCCATCCATACGCGAAGCCTTGAACACactcatcaccaccaccaccaccaccaccagcagCAACAAAAACAACCTTGTTGCTTTGGTGGTTGATGCCATAGCACACGAGGTACTGCATCTAAGTAAGGACCTCGAACTCAAACTCAAACCCTTGTCCTACATCTACTTCGCTTGCTCTGCCATGTTGCTATCTCTGTGCCTTCACTCACCAAATCTTGATCAAATAGTTCCTTGTGAGTTTAGGGATTACCCGAACCTTATTCAAATTCCTGGTTGCATCTCTGTTCATGGCAAAAATCTTCCTAATAGTGTTCAAGACAGGTCTAGCTTGGCATACAAGTTGTATCTTCAAAGGTGTAAGGACTACTTTCTGGCTGATGGGATCTTGGTGAATAGCTTCATGGAAATGGAAGAAGGAGCATTCAAAGCATTATTGTCACAATCACAAGAAGAAGCTAACCCTCCTGTATATGGAATTGGACCCATTACACAAACTAGTGGCCATCATCATAGAAATAATAATGGGTGGGAGTGTTTGAAATGGTTGGATAATCAACCATCAAACTCGGTTCTTTATGTTTCGTTTGGGAGTGGTGGAACACTCTCACAAGAACAGATCAAAGAGCTTGCTTTGGGTTTGGAACTTAGCGGCCATAGATTCTTGTGGGTTAATGTGAGAGAACCTAATGATAAGGCATATGCTAGTTACCTAAGTGATGAGGGTGCTGACCCTTTGAGTTTCTTGCCAGAAGGGTTCGTAGAGAGAACAAAGGAGAAAGGTTTGATTTTGGGAAGCTGGGCACCTCAGATTGAAGTTCTTGGTCATGGTTCAGTTGGTGCATTCTTGAGTCATTGTGGATGGAACTCGGTTCTTGAGAGTGTGGTGAAGGGAGTGCCAATGATAGCGTGGCCTCTCTTTGCTGAACAGAGAACCAATGCTGCTTTGGTTACTGATGCACTCAGAATTTCTCTAAAGccaaataatgatgatgataataaaaataataataatgattgtGTGGTCCTAAAAGAGGAGATAGCTGATCTTGTAAAGAGGCTCATGGAGGGTTCAGAAGGAGAAGAAGTTAGGAGGAGAATGGAGAAACTGAAAGAAGCTGCTGCTTGTGCTATCATGGAACATGGATCTTCCACAATCACACTCTCAAAGTTGGCACTCATTTGGAAAAGCATGTCAAATTAG
- the LOC110277565 gene encoding zinc finger BED domain-containing protein RICESLEEPER 1-like produces MASNMKKKFEKYWDEIHDIMGVAAVLDLRYKMVGVELQFEKMYPDPTECSKQVDRIHQLCNELVNEYTQKMSSDVSYVGASIGVGTKESNESGNASLFGGDDYMVYLKRRKMTRSSYVNVELDHYLEKEIHPPNDPNFNVLKWWKNNHMKFKVLAKIAKDIYAIPVSTIASESAFSTSGRIISPHRAKFKQDIIEVLMCGQSWLWAPLGSKGLNLDLQTFNDDEDVESDQE; encoded by the exons ATGGCATCTaacatgaagaagaaatttgaaaagTATTGGGATGAAATTCATGATATTATGGGTGTTGCTGCTGTTTTAGACCTTAGGTACAAGATGGTTGGGGTTGAGCTTCAATTTGAAAAAATGTATCCAGATCCAACAGAATGCTCCAAGCAAGTTGATAGAATTCATCAGTTGTGTAATGAGTTGGTTAATGAATACACTCAAAAAATGAGTTCTGATGTGTCATATGTCGGTGCTAGTATTGGTGTTGGTACAAAAGAAAGTAATGAAAGTGGAAATGCAAGTTTATTTGGGGGTGATGATTATATGGTGTatcttaaaagaagaaaaatgacaaGGAGTTCATATGTGAATGTTGAGTTAGATCATTATCTTGAGAAGGAAATTCATCCTCCAAATGATCCTAACTTTAATGTTTTGAAATGGTGGAAGAACAATCACATGAAATTTAAAGTTCTTGCAAAAATAGCTAAGGATATATATGCTATTCCGGTGTCCACTATTGCATCTGAATCTGCTTTTAGTACAAGTGGTCGTATAATTTCTCCTCATCGCGCAAAGTTCAAACAAGACATAATTGAAGTTTTGATGTGTGGCCAAAGTTGGTTGTGGGCACCTTTGGGAAGTAAAG gtTTAAATCTTGATTTGCAAACttttaatgatgatgaagatgttgaAAGTGATCAAGAATAA